A genomic segment from Amia ocellicauda isolate fAmiCal2 chromosome 13, fAmiCal2.hap1, whole genome shotgun sequence encodes:
- the prelid1b gene encoding PRELI domain containing 1b isoform X2: MVKYFFSETEIKSAWDQVFTAFWQRYPNPFSKHVLTEDVIYRELTTDNTLVTRRLLIKTNRLPRWAERFFPSNLARCVYIMEDSVVDPRSRTLTTFTCNINHATLMVVKEQCVYSQDQERPTCTHLTREAWISSGVFGFSRAIQEFGLARFKSNQVKAMKGLEYALSNLHDVFPRGVWSEAHLRSCYNPKRIDSQRG, from the exons ATGGTGAAATACTTCTTCAGTGAGACGGAGATCAAGAGCGCATGGGACCAGGTTTTTACTGCTTTCTGGCAGAGATATCCCAACCCTTTCAG cAAACACGTTCTCACAGAGGACGTCATTTACCGTGAGCTGACGACCGACAACACGCTCGTGACCAGACGCCTCCTGATAAAGACCAATCGCCTGCCTCGCTGGGCAGAGAGGTTCTTCCCCTCCAACCTGGCACGGTGCGTCTACATCATGGAGGACTCAGTGGTGGATCCCCGCAGTCGCACTCTCACCACCTTCACATGTAATATCAACCATGCAACCCTCATG GTGGTGAAggagcagtgtgtgtacagCCAGGACCAGGAGCGGCCCACCTGCACACACCTCACACGAGAGGCCTGGATCTCCTCTGGTGTGTTCGGCTTCTCCAGGGCCATTCAG GAGTTTGGACTGGCCAGATTCAAGAGCAACCAGGTGAAAGCCATGAAGGGCCTGGAATACGCACTATCTAACTTGCACG ACGTGTTCCCTCGAGGCGTTTGGAGTGAAGCTCATTTGCGTAGCTGTTATAATCCCAAACGTATCGATTCACAGCGCGGATAA
- the prelid1b gene encoding PRELI domain containing 1b isoform X1, translated as MVKYFFSETEIKSAWDQVFTAFWQRYPNPFSKHVLTEDVIYRELTTDNTLVTRRLLIKTNRLPRWAERFFPSNLARCVYIMEDSVVDPRSRTLTTFTCNINHATLMVVKEQCVYSQDQERPTCTHLTREAWISSGVFGFSRAIQEFGLARFKSNQVKAMKGLEYALSNLHGEGSSWTPKDKTKDATVKAKETALAATEKAKTLATAGAPQKPNQFV; from the exons ATGGTGAAATACTTCTTCAGTGAGACGGAGATCAAGAGCGCATGGGACCAGGTTTTTACTGCTTTCTGGCAGAGATATCCCAACCCTTTCAG cAAACACGTTCTCACAGAGGACGTCATTTACCGTGAGCTGACGACCGACAACACGCTCGTGACCAGACGCCTCCTGATAAAGACCAATCGCCTGCCTCGCTGGGCAGAGAGGTTCTTCCCCTCCAACCTGGCACGGTGCGTCTACATCATGGAGGACTCAGTGGTGGATCCCCGCAGTCGCACTCTCACCACCTTCACATGTAATATCAACCATGCAACCCTCATG GTGGTGAAggagcagtgtgtgtacagCCAGGACCAGGAGCGGCCCACCTGCACACACCTCACACGAGAGGCCTGGATCTCCTCTGGTGTGTTCGGCTTCTCCAGGGCCATTCAG GAGTTTGGACTGGCCAGATTCAAGAGCAACCAGGTGAAAGCCATGAAGGGCCTGGAATACGCACTATCTAACTTGCACG GAGAAGGATCCTCCTGGACTCCCaaggacaaaaccaaggatgcCACCGTGAAAGCTAAAGAGACTGCGCTGGCAGCCACAGAAAAGGCCAAGACCCTGGCCACTGCAGGTGCCCCCCAGAAACCCAACCAGTTTGTGTGA